From Camelina sativa cultivar DH55 chromosome 20, Cs, whole genome shotgun sequence, the proteins below share one genomic window:
- the LOC104770623 gene encoding GDSL esterase/lipase At5g22810: protein MSFSRVGVLLDLYVMVGSLMFLELMVVMEAQPLVPSMFIFGDSVVDVGNNNEIYTIVKANFPPYGRDFTTHKPTGRFCNGKLATDFTAENLGFTSYPQAYLSKKAKGKNLLTGANFASAASGYYDGTAKLYSAISLPQQLEHYKDYISRIQEIAVSNNNANASAIISDGIYIVSAGSSDFIQNYYINPLLYKVQSPDDFSDYLILSYSSFIQNLYSLGARRIGVTTLPPMGCLPAAITVAGPHEGGCSEQLNNDAVSFNNKLNTTSQDLKRNLIGLNLVVFDIYQPLYDLATRPSEFGFAEARRACCGTGLLETSILCNPKSLGTCNNATEYVFWDGFHPTEAANKILADNLLLAGISLIS from the exons atgaGTTTCTCGAGAGTGGGAGTTTTGTTAGATCTATATGTAATGGTAGGGTCTTTAATGTTTCTTGAGCTAATGGTGGTGATGGAGGCACAGCCACTGGTTCCATCCATGTTCATCTTTGGTGATTCGGTGGTTGATGTTGGAAACAACAATGAAATCTACACAATCGTTAAAGCTAATTTTCCTCCTTATGGAAGAGACTTCACAACCCATAAACCCACCGGACGCTTCTGCAATGGAAAGTTAGCTACTGACTTCACCG CTGAGAATCTTGGATTCACATCATACCCACAAGCTTATCTAAGCAAAAAGGCAAAAGGAAAAAACCTTTTGACTGGAGCTAACTTTGCCTCTGCAGCCTCCGGTTATTACGATGGCACAGCCAAGCTCTAC AGTGCAATATCGTTGCCGCAACAGCTTGAACATTACAAAGACTATATAAGCCGGATCCAAGAAATCGCAGTCTCAAACAACAATGCAAACGCCAGTGCTATTATCTCCGATGGCATATATATCGTCAGCGCAGGAAGCAGTGACTTCATACAAAACTACTATATCAACCCTCTCCTCTACAAAGTTCAATCACCTGATGACTTCTCCGATTACCTCATCCTCTCCTACTCCAGTTTCATTCAG AATTTATACTCGTTAGGAGCAAGAAGGATCGGAGTGACTACGCTTCCGCCGATGGGATGTTTACCGGCGGCCATAACTGTGGCAGGACCACACGAAGGGGGATGCTCGGAGCAGCTAAACAACGATGCAGTCTCCTTCAACAACAAACTCAATACAACGTCGCAGGATCTCAAGAGAAACCTCATTGGACTCAATCTAGTCGTGTTTGATATCTATCAGCCTCTTTATGATCTCGCCACCAGGCCATCTGAATTTG gaTTTGCAGAGGCAAGAAGAGCTTGTTGTGGAACAGGATTACTAGAGACATCAATACTATGTAACCCTAAATCATTAGGAACATGTAATAACGCGACTGAGTATGTCTTTTGGGACGGGTTTCATCCGACGGAAGCTGCTAACAAGATTCTCGCAGACAATCTCTTGCTCGCTGGcatctctctcatctcatga